Sequence from the Flavobacteriales bacterium genome:
AGGCAAACATCAAGGGACTAGATGATTCTGACTCTAAATTAGTAACTAAACTTGGAAAAGAGGTTGTCAAAGCAAAGTATGGAAACCTGTTTCAGATGTATGAAAAAATTACTGACGATAACCCATACGAAACACCAATGAAAATTTATCCAGCTGTACATTACACAATGGGAGGACTATGGGTTGATTATAATTTAATGACCAATATTTCTGGCTTATATGCATGTGGGGAAGCTAATTTTTCTGATCATGGCGCTAACCGTTTAGGCGCTTCTGCACTTATGCAAGGGTTGGCTGATGGTTATTTTGTATTACCATACACTATTGGAGATTTCCTAGCTGATGATATTAGAACGGGTTCTATCCCAACAGATTTACCAGAATTTGATGAGGCCGAAAAACAAGCCAAAGAACGAATAGATAAACTGGTAAGTAATAAAGGAACTAAGACGGTTGACTATTTCCACAAAAAGCTCGGAAAGATTATTTGGAATGAGTGTGGAATGTCAAGAAACAAAGAGGACCTTCTAAGAGCTATCGATGAAGTATCGGCACTTAGGGAAGAGTTTTGGAAAGAAGTAAATATCCCAGGTTCATCTAATGAACTTAACCAGGAGTTAGAAAAAGCTGGTCGAGTAGCTGATTTTTTAGAGTTAGGTGAGCTAATGTGTAAAGATGCGCTTGAGCGTGCCGAGTCTTGTGGCGGTCACTTTAGAGAAGAATCGCAAACAGAGGAAGGAGAAGCATTACGAAACGATAAAGAATTCACTTTTGTTTCTGCGTGGGAATACAATGAAAAACCCTCAGAATCAACCCTTCACAAAGAAGAGCTGATTTTTGAGAACATAGAGGTAAAACAAAGAAGTTATAAATAATTCGATATGAATTTAACGTTAAGAGTATGGCGACAAAAAAACGCCAACGAAAAAGGCAAAATTGTCGAATATAAAGCTACTAATATAAGTCCAGATATGTCTTTCCTTGAGATGATGGATGTAGTGAATAATGATATCATACAGAAAGGGGAAGAGCCAATCGCTTTTGATCACGACTGTAGAGAAGGTATCTGTGGTAGCTGTTCAATGTATATTAATGGAGAAGCACATGGCCCTGCTCGTGCTGTTACCACTTGCCAGTTGCACATGCGTGAGTTTAAAGATGGTGAAACCATTTATATTGAACCATGGAGAGCTAAAGCTTTCCCTGTAATCAAAGATCTAGTAGTTAACCGCTCTGCTTTTGATAGAGTTATTCAAGCAGGAGGATACGTTTCTGTAAACACTTCCGGAAATACCCTTGATGCCAACGCCATTCCAATTCCCAAAGAAGATGCTGACGATGCCTTTAGTGCAGCTACCTGTATAGGCTGTGGAGCTTGCGTTGCAACATGTAAAAACTCTTCTGCAATGTTATTCGTTTCTGCAAAAGTTTCTCAACTTGCACTATTACCTCAAGGGCAAGTGGAAAGAGAAGACCGTGTGTTAAATATGGTTGATCAAATGGATTTAGAAGGATTTGGAAACTGTACCAATACTGGGGCATGTGAAGTAGAATGTCCAAAAGAAATTTCTCTGGAAAACATTGCTCGAATGAACAGAGAGTACTTGTCAGCTTCGGTCAACTCAAAAAAATAATTTGCTTCAAATGATTAGATGACTGAACTTTCCTTAACATTAGTACAAAGTCATCTAATATGGGAACAGCCAAA
This genomic interval carries:
- a CDS encoding succinate dehydrogenase/fumarate reductase iron-sulfur subunit gives rise to the protein MNLTLRVWRQKNANEKGKIVEYKATNISPDMSFLEMMDVVNNDIIQKGEEPIAFDHDCREGICGSCSMYINGEAHGPARAVTTCQLHMREFKDGETIYIEPWRAKAFPVIKDLVVNRSAFDRVIQAGGYVSVNTSGNTLDANAIPIPKEDADDAFSAATCIGCGACVATCKNSSAMLFVSAKVSQLALLPQGQVEREDRVLNMVDQMDLEGFGNCTNTGACEVECPKEISLENIARMNREYLSASVNSKK